In Streptococcus sp. SN-1, a single genomic region encodes these proteins:
- the ndk gene encoding nucleoside-diphosphate kinase, translating to MEQTFFIIKPDGVKRGLVGEVLKRIEQRGFTIEKLELRTKISEELIDQHYQDLVGQSFYPPIREFMTSGPVLVGVISGPKVIETWRTMMGATRPEEALPGTVRGDFAKAAGENQAIQNIVHGSDSEESAKREIALWF from the coding sequence ATGGAACAAACATTCTTTATCATTAAACCAGATGGTGTAAAAAGAGGGCTAGTTGGTGAAGTGTTGAAACGCATCGAACAACGTGGGTTTACAATCGAAAAATTGGAGTTGCGTACAAAGATTTCAGAAGAGCTGATTGACCAGCACTATCAGGACTTGGTTGGTCAAAGTTTTTACCCACCGATTCGTGAATTCATGACTTCAGGCCCAGTTCTTGTGGGTGTCATTTCTGGTCCTAAAGTAATCGAAACTTGGCGGACTATGATGGGTGCTACTCGTCCAGAAGAAGCTTTACCAGGGACTGTTCGAGGTGATTTTGCAAAAGCGGCTGGTGAAAACCAAGCTATTCAAAATATTGTACATGGTTCAGATTCAGAAGAGTCAGCTAAGCGAGAAATTGCTCTTTGGTTTTAA
- the tsaE gene encoding tRNA (adenosine(37)-N6)-threonylcarbamoyltransferase complex ATPase subunit type 1 TsaE: MYTKNEEELQALGERLGHLLEKNDVLILTGELGAGKTTFTKGLAKGLQISQMIKSPTYTIVREYEGRLPLYHLDVYRIEGDADSIDLDEFLFGGGVTVIEWGHLLGDALPDTYLELEILKEADGRRLNFQAKGLRAEKLLEELQHGV; the protein is encoded by the coding sequence ATGTACACAAAAAATGAAGAAGAACTGCAAGCCTTAGGGGAGCGTTTAGGTCATCTATTAGAAAAGAATGATGTTTTAATCTTAACTGGAGAACTGGGCGCAGGTAAAACGACCTTTACTAAAGGACTTGCAAAAGGCTTACAGATTTCTCAGATGATTAAAAGTCCAACCTATACTATTGTGAGAGAATATGAGGGGCGTCTTCCGCTTTACCATTTAGATGTTTATCGTATTGAGGGAGATGCGGATTCCATTGATTTGGATGAATTTCTCTTTGGTGGAGGCGTGACTGTTATTGAGTGGGGGCATCTTTTAGGTGATGCTTTACCAGATACTTATTTAGAATTGGAAATTCTAAAAGAAGCAGATGGACGCCGTTTAAATTTTCAGGCAAAGGGATTGCGTGCTGAGAAATTGTTAGAGGAGCTTCAACATGGAGTATGA
- a CDS encoding GNAT family N-acetyltransferase, with amino-acid sequence MEYELLIREAEPKDAAELVAFLNRVSLETDFTSLDGDGILLTSEEMEIFLNKQASSDNQITLLAFLNDKIAGIVNITADQRKRVRHIGDLFIVIGKRYWNNGLGSLLLEEAIEWAQASGVLRRLQLTVQTRNQAAIHLYQKHGFIIEGRQERGAYIEEGEFIDVYLMGKLID; translated from the coding sequence ATGGAGTATGAATTGCTCATCAGGGAAGCGGAGCCTAAAGATGCAGCTGAATTAGTGGCCTTTTTAAATCGTGTGAGTTTGGAGACAGACTTTACCAGCCTAGACGGAGATGGTATTCTCTTGACCAGTGAGGAGATGGAAATATTCCTCAACAAGCAGGCTAGTTCGGACAATCAGATAACCTTACTTGCATTTTTAAATGATAAAATTGCTGGTATTGTAAATATTACAGCTGACCAGCGCAAGAGAGTCCGTCATATTGGAGATCTCTTCATTGTGATTGGAAAAAGATATTGGAATAATGGCTTGGGAAGTTTGTTGCTAGAAGAAGCGATAGAATGGGCACAGGCTAGTGGCGTTCTGCGTCGTCTCCAGCTGACTGTCCAAACTCGTAATCAAGCAGCAATCCATCTTTATCAAAAGCATGGCTTTATAATCGAAGGTCGCCAAGAGCGTGGGGCATATATAGAAGAAGGGGAATTTATCGATGTTTACTTGATGGGTAAACTGATAGATTAG
- a CDS encoding LCP family protein produces MVKKIIGMVLAFLAVTVLGVGVFAYTIYQQGTQTLSKTYKKIGEETKVIEATEPLTILLMGVDTGNVERTDQWAGNSDSMILLTVNPHTKKTMMLSLERDILTKIQHKDGSIEEAKLNAAYAGGGAELAIETIQKMMNIHIDRYIMVNMQGLQQLVDAVGGITVNNTLGFPISISDQEEFNTISIGVGEQTINGEEALVYSRMRYQDPEGDYGRQKRQREVIQKVVEKVLSLNSVSHYQSILKALSTNMQTNIDLSAKSIPSLLGYKDSFKTIETQQLKGEGEMLQGVSYQIVTRNHMLEMQNLLRRSLGQEEITQLETNVVLFEDLFGRAPVGDEDN; encoded by the coding sequence ATGGTTAAAAAAATTATTGGAATGGTATTAGCTTTTCTAGCTGTGACAGTTTTAGGTGTCGGTGTTTTTGCGTATACTATTTATCAGCAAGGCACACAAACCTTATCAAAGACCTATAAAAAAATCGGAGAAGAAACCAAGGTTATTGAAGCAACAGAACCTTTGACCATTCTGTTAATGGGGGTTGATACTGGGAATGTAGAGCGTACAGATCAGTGGGCTGGAAATAGTGATTCCATGATTCTCTTGACTGTCAATCCACATACTAAGAAGACCATGATGCTGAGTTTGGAGCGTGATATCCTGACTAAAATTCAACATAAAGATGGTAGTATTGAAGAAGCGAAGTTAAACGCTGCCTATGCTGGTGGCGGTGCAGAACTTGCTATAGAAACAATTCAAAAGATGATGAATATCCATATCGATCGCTACATTATGGTTAATATGCAAGGATTGCAACAATTAGTCGATGCAGTGGGTGGAATTACGGTCAATAATACACTAGGTTTCCCGATCTCTATCAGTGACCAAGAAGAATTTAACACCATTTCTATCGGTGTTGGAGAGCAGACAATAAATGGAGAAGAAGCGCTTGTTTATTCACGCATGCGTTATCAAGACCCAGAAGGAGACTACGGTCGTCAAAAGCGTCAGCGTGAAGTCATTCAAAAAGTTGTTGAAAAAGTTCTTAGCTTGAATAGTGTTAGTCACTATCAGTCTATCTTAAAAGCCCTAAGTACTAATATGCAGACTAATATTGATTTATCTGCGAAAAGTATTCCAAGCTTGTTGGGCTACAAAGATTCATTTAAAACCATTGAAACACAACAGTTGAAGGGTGAAGGGGAGATGCTACAAGGCGTTTCTTATCAAATTGTTACGAGAAACCATATGTTGGAAATGCAGAATCTTTTGAGACGTTCTTTAGGACAAGAAGAGATTACTCAGCTTGAAACAAATGTTGTCTTATTTGAAGATTTATTTGGACGAGCACCTGTTGGTGACGAAGATAATTAA
- a CDS encoding competence/damage-inducible protein A, giving the protein MKAEIIAVGTEILTGQIVNTNAQFLSEKLAEIGVDVYFQTAVGDNETRLLSLLEIASQRSNLVILTGGLGPTEDDLTKQTLAKFLGKKLVFDSQTQDKLDVFFAQRPDYARTPNNERQAQIVEGATPLPNETGLAVGGMLEVNGVTYVVLPGPPSELKPMVLNQLLPKLMTGSKLYSRVLRFFGIGESQLVTILADLIENQTDPTLAPYAKTGEVTLRLSTKASSQEEANRVLNILENQILNRQTFEGLSLRELCYGYGEETSLASIVVEELKRQGKTITAAESLTAGLFQATVADFSGASSIFKGGFVTYSLEEKSKMLDIPVKDLEEHGVVSEFTAQKMAEQARSKTQSDFGLSLTGVAGPDSLEGHPAGTVFIGLAQEHGTEVIKVNIGGRSRADVRHIAVMHAFNLVRKALLSD; this is encoded by the coding sequence ATGAAAGCAGAAATCATTGCTGTTGGAACAGAGATTTTGACTGGACAGATTGTCAATACTAATGCTCAGTTTTTGTCGGAAAAACTGGCAGAGATTGGAGTAGACGTATATTTTCAGACGGCTGTAGGAGACAATGAAACTCGTCTCTTATCCCTGCTTGAGATTGCCAGTCAACGTAGTAATCTGGTGATTTTGACAGGTGGTTTGGGGCCAACTGAGGACGATTTGACTAAACAAACCCTAGCTAAATTCTTAGGGAAAAAATTAGTCTTTGATTCTCAGACTCAGGATAAGTTGGATGTCTTTTTTGCCCAGAGACCAGACTATGCCCGAACACCGAATAACGAAAGACAAGCTCAGATTGTAGAAGGAGCGACTCCACTGCCAAACGAAACAGGGCTGGCTGTGGGAGGAATGTTGGAAGTCAATGGAGTGACCTACGTCGTCCTTCCAGGTCCACCAAGTGAATTGAAACCTATGGTCTTAAACCAACTTCTACCTAAGTTGATGACAGGGAGCAAGCTGTATTCCCGAGTTCTTCGTTTCTTTGGAATTGGCGAAAGTCAGCTGGTGACGATTTTGGCTGATTTGATTGAGAATCAAACAGATCCGACCTTGGCGCCTTATGCAAAGACAGGAGAGGTAACACTGCGCTTGTCAACAAAAGCTAGCAGTCAAGAAGAGGCTAATCGAGTGCTGAATATCTTGGAGAATCAAATCTTGAATCGCCAGACTTTTGAAGGCCTTTCTTTACGAGAGCTTTGTTATGGGTATGGGGAAGAAACTAGTTTAGCCAGCATTGTGGTAGAAGAACTGAAAAGGCAAGGGAAAACTATCACAGCTGCAGAAAGCTTGACGGCAGGTCTTTTCCAAGCTACCGTGGCGGATTTTTCTGGAGCTTCAAGTATATTTAAGGGTGGTTTTGTGACCTATAGCTTGGAGGAAAAATCAAAGATGTTGGATATTCCTGTCAAGGATTTGGAAGAACATGGTGTAGTGTCTGAATTTACAGCTCAAAAGATGGCTGAGCAGGCACGAAGCAAGACCCAGTCTGATTTTGGCCTTAGTTTGACTGGAGTGGCAGGACCAGATAGCCTAGAAGGGCACCCAGCTGGGACAGTCTTCATAGGCTTGGCTCAAGAGCATGGAACTGAGGTCATCAAGGTCAATATTGGAGGCAGAAGTCGAGCGGATGTACGTCACATTGCGGTTATGCATGCCTTTAACCTAGTTCGCAAGGCTTTATTAAGTGACTAA
- the recA gene encoding recombinase RecA, giving the protein MAKKPKKLDEISKKFGAEREKALNDALKLIEKDFGKGSIMRLGERAEQKVQVMSSGSLALDIALGSGGYPKGRIIEIYGPESSGKTTVALHAVAQAQKEGGIAAFIDAEHALDPAYAAALGVNIDELLLSQPDSGEQGLEIAGKLIDSGAVDLVVVDSVAALVPRAEIDGDIGDSHVGLQARMMSQAMRKLGASINKTKTIAIFINQLREKVGVMFGNPETTPGGRALKFYASVRLDVRGSTQIKGTGDQKDTNVGKETKIKVVKNKVAPPFKEAFVEIMYGEGISKTGELLKIASDLDIIKKAGAWYSYKDEKIGQGSENAKKYLADHPEIFDEIDHQVRVQFGLVDGEEASVEGVETKKDEAVQADSVNEEVTLDLGDELEIEIEE; this is encoded by the coding sequence ATGGCGAAAAAACCAAAAAAATTAGATGAAATTTCAAAAAAATTCGGGGCAGAACGTGAAAAAGCCTTGAATGATGCTCTTAAATTGATTGAGAAAGACTTTGGTAAAGGATCAATCATGCGTTTGGGTGAACGTGCCGAGCAAAAGGTGCAAGTGATGAGTTCAGGTTCTTTGGCCCTTGACATTGCCCTTGGTTCAGGTGGTTATCCTAAGGGGCGTATCATCGAAATCTATGGGCCAGAGTCATCTGGTAAGACAACGGTTGCCCTTCATGCAGTTGCGCAAGCGCAAAAAGAAGGTGGTATTGCAGCCTTTATCGATGCGGAGCATGCCCTCGATCCAGCTTATGCTGCGGCTCTTGGTGTCAACATTGACGAATTGCTCTTGTCTCAACCAGACTCAGGAGAGCAAGGTCTTGAGATTGCAGGAAAATTGATTGACTCAGGTGCTGTAGACCTTGTCGTGGTCGACTCAGTTGCGGCCCTTGTACCTCGTGCGGAAATTGATGGAGATATCGGTGATAGCCACGTTGGTTTGCAGGCTCGTATGATGAGCCAGGCCATGCGTAAGCTCGGTGCTTCTATCAATAAAACAAAAACTATTGCCATCTTTATCAACCAATTGCGTGAAAAGGTTGGGGTCATGTTTGGAAATCCAGAAACAACTCCTGGTGGACGTGCTCTGAAATTCTACGCATCAGTCCGTTTGGATGTTCGTGGAAGTACACAAATCAAGGGAACTGGTGACCAAAAAGATACCAATGTCGGTAAGGAAACTAAAATCAAGGTCGTGAAAAACAAGGTGGCTCCACCATTTAAGGAAGCTTTCGTTGAAATCATGTACGGAGAAGGGATTTCTAAGACTGGTGAGCTTTTGAAAATCGCAAGCGATTTGGATATCATCAAAAAAGCAGGAGCTTGGTACTCTTACAAGGATGAGAAAATCGGGCAAGGTTCTGAAAATGCTAAGAAATACTTGGCAGATCACCCAGAAATCTTTGATGAAATTGACCATCAAGTCCGTGTTCAATTTGGTTTGGTTGATGGAGAAGAAGCTTCTGTAGAAGGTGTTGAAACTAAAAAAGATGAAGCAGTTCAAGCAGACTCTGTGAATGAAGAAGTCACACTTGATCTAGGCGATGAACTTGAAATCGAAATTGAAGAATAA